GTAAAATGCTGACCCTCAAATCTGTTTCATTAAATTCATAGGGTATATTCCAACCAATAGGGCCGAAATTTCGTCTTTCTTGCACTAGAGCATGAAAGAAGcataacgaataaattaattttttaaaaatatcgctCTGATGACAGGACTCAAAAAAGTCAGGATCATTAATCGGATCATTCATGTACGATCGAATGATGTTAGCTCTCAAGCCTTTAGGAGGCTCGTTTGTCATTTTAATGCCATTCTGAAGAACTGAAATAGGAAAGTGTTCAGCTGGATAGCTAGTGAGCCACAATCGAAAATCCGAATGAATTGCTTCAGGTATGAAGCCTTCACAGATCCTTTCCAACGTCGGCATCCAACTCTTTGCGAGATGACAATTCTGTAGAACCACCCAATGACCATTCGTTACACCGTTTTCTATTAGTTCCTCAGCGATTGGTCCTTGACCTGAATAATAATGCACGATAGAGAAAACAGGAAAGGAATAATGAGTGTAATTTACAAGCTGGATTATAAATAACTAGATTTTTACCTTGCCCCAGGGACAAGTAAAATAGTCGATCTGATCCGTAACCTAGATCATCAGcaaattttaacaatatttgaGCTGGATCAGCTCCAGGAGTTAATACGAATATCAGTGGAATGCAATTGTTAGAATCGGCATATGAAGAAACCAAATCGAATGTCGGTGCCTCCACAAATTGCGAACCCAGTTCaactaaaaataatgttttatgtactttcattatatttatcaattgatTAAGATtcaaagataaataagaagTACATTCGACGAAATTTTGAACAGCTGGTACGATTTTATCCGGTCTAATACATCTCAATATCAGCAGCTTTTGAAACAAATCGATATGATTGTATGGAACTGGAAATGTCGCGTTCTGTGGTTCTTTCGAATCGAACACTGTCTTCCATTCTTCACTTTTCGtggtgaaattttttttaataccctAGACGATTCAAAATGGAAATGTTGAAgatgttttattattcattttttttgcgaatctttcaataatatttaataatctcaCAGAAAATCCCGTGACTTCGTCGAGTCTGCATAATTCGTCCCACTGTTTAATAGGTAGCCATGTAGTTGGATTAGCATAAGGATTATCAAGACCAACTCCACCCGTTAAGAGAAAAATCCACTGAGGCATGGAAAGTTTGTCTTGTTGTTTcaacaaattaataacaagaagtaaagaaaataaaagtttatccTTTTCGAATAGGGATCTACATATGTTGAGAAAGAGCGAATAAGTGAAGTACTCGATGAGTTCTTTCAAACGTTGATCCAAATCTTCCGTAGGATGTGTATTTTCGATCGCCATAATGTAAAGATTGACGAACCATACTAAGGAATATTGATACATCGGGTCTATGTTTGCTAGTACAGctgtaaataaatactttcacaaataaaataacaagtaaattattttatgtatgctATTTGTTATACCTATAGTGAAGAACAATATGGTAGAATGAACGGCAATTGGCGTGTATTGAAGTCGAGCTGCATCGATCGACTTCTCTGTAATCTCAGTAGCCGTCtgttttatatgaatatcGTCGCTCAAATTTTTTGAAGACGTTAATATATCGATTGCCTCTTCATCTTCGAGAATATTACCTTCGGCTACGGATAATACCTCTAAAATCTTATCTTCCGTTTCCTTCAACAATCTGAATAGACATATAAAAGAGTGTCAACAATTTTTgcacgatataaaattaaaaaagaaagtgatgACGATTACCTTTTATTTGTAGCACTCTGTAAAATCAATGCGTTTTTCTCAGATTCCAAGTCTGGCCTTTCTTTAGCAACGACTATGCCGAGCAATTGATCATCCAATCCTTCCGGTGTAATCACAAAGTTGACCAAAGTAACTTTAACAGTTATTTCTGGTAAGTAATGAGGATTTCTCAGTTTGGtcgttatataaaatctatgaaAAGAGATTGAACATGCGagtatttattctattatataatatatatttattcctaTTACTATCTTACGATAAGCCTAcctaaaatttgtattatactCAATTACAGTGTCACCTAATCTAATACATAAAACACCGCTTTGCTTGAACGTTTGTTTTAAAAGGATTGGCTCAAGAACGGCGTCCAGTTCTTCTTCAATATTCTCTAATAACACAGGTTGGCCAAACTGAATAGCGTTCTCTAAAACTCTGATGTAGTCCAATTGTGCCAGTCGAATGATACTCATGTTATTAGTCTTTTCCATATTTTTGATCCATTTATTCGCTTGATTTTGAGGATCTATCATCAGTGGCCATCTTCTTGCATTTCTATGATATAGAATAAAAGTTCGAacgtatgataataataataattattttttcaattattgttGATCATGTGTAGATCATGAGTATACTACTTACGTAACGATGATACCATTATCAATAGAAAATAGATCACTTGGTAATCCAAATATGTTCCAATCTCTTATTAAAACAGGATCACCGAGTACGTCTCGTaattgaaaatctttcgtGCATATCACTTCTAAATTCGTGCAAAGCTCCACCCATTCCGCGATTTGTTGTACACGAAATGGCATTGTAAATGGACCAAGATAAGCGATCACTCCAGAGGCAATGATCACGTCTCCAGTTAACCGGTAATATCTATGATACGTTTAATTAAGCCAAGAAGAATTTTAAATCAGTcgaactttctttcttaattgataatgaaatttttatgagCTTTACGATAAAACTTGAGATAAAAtgcaagagaaaaatgaataaagagaaaacgaagtcTAGAATGGGTATCAATTAACTCTAAATCAATGCTTTCTCATACTCATTTACATAattacgatctttctttttattaaaaagaaaaaggaactaCCTATCTCCGAGTTCTTGAGCACTTTGCAACCAACGATTGTATTCTCCGCCTAATCCACCAATAAGATCTTCTGCgcgttttatctttaattcgCATTCGGCGACTTGATCGGACATTGCTTGAAAGTCTGCTTTTCTttgatttaacaatttttccaaaataaacaatttgtcCTAACAATGACAATGgcaacgaatgaaaaatacaaatttgtaaaacgtgaatgaaatgaaagagaaaagtcaaGAAacgtgaatttttaaattgccGACATACTTGAACTTCTTGTAATTGTTTCCGTTTTACATTCAGCTCGTACAATGCTTCTGAATATGTTGCTTCAGCTTCAGCCAAAGCCTTCTTTTTTGGAGCAACCACTTTCGCTACTTTGTCGTATTCTGATATCGCCATGACCCATCGACAAAGTCCCTCGCAAGCAGTGGAgactttcttcatcttttcgGGATCGAAATCGGGCTTTGTCAAATAATTCTTACGGatattttctatcactttTTCGGGTATATTATCCTTGTCAAAGTTCAACAAGGAATCTAGAAATTTGGCATCGCTGAGCATTCTTAAAGAAGTCTTCCAATAATCATCGACTATACCATCCTTCGTTTGTACTCTATCTGGCTTTATTTCCTAAAACGatgatcatttataaaaattatgaaacagTTCGaacatatgcatataaacAATAAAGTTTTAGATCGTTATGAGAATACCCTAAGAACGCAAACACTTTCGACAATAAGTTTCACAGCATACGGTGGCCGTTTCATAACTTTGACTACTGCAATATCTGTTGTAGTTAAGGTACCAAGAGCTGCTTGAGCATTACGCAGAAATGGCATAGCTTCTGCTAAATTCGCATCGCATTCTGCTTTAATTGCAGCTGCTGCATCAGCGACAgtctagaaaaaataatttctgagGAGAGTTCGATAAATCACtgatttctataattattctttatccGTTCACCTGAGCCGCAATTTCGTCGcgttttactattttttcgaATTCTGCTAcatctttattctctttttcaatattaatcaCCATTTTTTGAACATCTTGAGTAGCAGTAACCAACTGTGGTTGCAATTTTCTTAAAGTTTCTTGCATATCCGCGACCTGTTGCTGTGTGCTATCTAATCGACCTAAACCACCCTGATATCGAGCTTTGGCTAGTAATATTTCTCTGTGATGATACGGATACATCAAATTttgaacaaaataaagaatggAATAGTATACTgtgtagaaaagaaattaatatttatttaaatatcaatcatctatatatttacCGTCTTTTCTTGTCTAGAAGATCCTTGAAAGTATTGATCATCTCGAGGTAGGACGTTGGTGTTACATAGTTGTATCTATTGAGGCGTATCAAAAATTCTGCACTTAATTTTTCCGTTGACACGTGGAAGAAACGACACATGTCTATTCCTACTTGTCTCTCGTGATCTGACAATTCGATTTCAGATAAAAATCTCCTTGCAACAGCTACAAGTGCATCCTCAGGCCATGCCTtgcaaaataaattacaagGATGATGAGATTATGTTTATAGACGAAATCAGTGGAGtgaaagaatttatttggTAATGTATATCTATAGGTACTTGCAACCAATCGATGGTACAGCAATTAACCAACGCCGGAAATTTTCTGATGCGATTTCTGAAACCATCACCGATTGGTGACATAGCGACGACGATGTGAAGCTGATCACGCGCTATTTGAACAAAAAGATTGAAGAGAGCAACTAAGCTACCATCTGTTTGCAAGGATCGTTCTCGTTGTCGATCGATTTGTCGCATTTTTTCGCAAATTTCAACTTTCTCTTCGTTAGTAAATATATTAGGCACCTATGACATCAATTtggatgtaataataaatgtaagatCAATGACATCTTTAATAGATACTAAATAATAACATACTTCTCCAGAATTCAGCATATTACTGATATCTTCTAAGAAGCTCTCCTCCTTGATTTGAATATCAGTGAAAAGAAACGTCGAATGCAATTCCGTGGCAGTCGCCCTACGCATGATCGTTTTAATATCCTCGTGCCATTCATTAGTACTATATTGTCTGGTGATCTCAACTTGAAAAACATCGTAGTCGCAAATATGTGATGCCAATCTAGTCAACGATTGTCTTCCAGAACCACCAACGCCGACCAAAAGAGCATGACTTCTCGGTTGCTTGATGATTCGAGAGATTTTTGACAAATGTTCGATGGCGAAACtgaatacacacacaaagtatacatttcaaaataatttgtgTGTTGCTCTtggattaatataataaaagagattatTACCGGAACATGACTAAGTGCATCGGTTTTTTTGACATAGCATTGTATTCCGTCAAGTAAGCCTCGACAATTTCtcgtaatttttctaaatcaaATACTTCCTTGTACAAACGAACATCCACTTTTGTATCAATAAAATCAcaatacaataattttctcaTCTCGTAATCGGTAATCTGAAacgatagataaaataaactcCCATGATCATAATcacatgttatatataataccttCTTAGTTTTGCTAGCTTGAAGAAAATCTTTAAACAATTCTTCCATAGAGGTTTCCATATGTTTTCTCAAAGTCAAATGCAATTGTTCGATGAGCCAATTCATATCTATTTCATCGATTAATCTATCTCCAAATACACGTAATATCTCATGAACCCATAATCTTTTCATGCTTACCAAAGTGGACATTGCTTCGGGGACAGACAAGAGTACCCCCtaagtttaaaaaattattatgtatcagtcacgagtaaaagaaaattttcaaataatttttaagacGAAATATAAAACCTGTATCACTCTGGAAAAGTCTCGTAGATTGAATATATAATGACATTTCGCTGGTGTTggtaaaagatttttaagaCTTTCCTTAAAGACATCTAAAGTCGCAAAAACGATCTGGTCGATACATGGATCAAATTCTTTACTGAAACCtctaaacaaataaaaaccaAATGATGTTCTGTAAGTGatcatgataaaaaaattgactGACCTCGTATCAAGATGCCATAACATGATTTTACTgaatatcattatcataacGTCGTCCTCGAAATCGGATATAGTTAAAGTGAAAAAGTGTCTTTTGAATCGTGGAGTTACGTCTTTTCCACCATTTATAGGCGGTGCCATAGCACACATCAATTGAATCTCTATCAACTTGATGGGTATCATTTCTTTTAGATCGTACctatatttaaattgaaaatttgataaataaaatgtagaaaaaaaatgatagaaattgatgtttgttgtttttaaaataagtTTATCACCATTGCCAATGATCCAGCCATTGACGAAGCAATTCTATCGGTGGTTGTGCACCATAGGTTTCCTTTAATGGCATTGATACGTCATCGACAAAAATAATCCACCGTTTTCCAACAGGAGGACCGAAAACACCTTTGCGCCTTCTATCAagcttattcattattatatcttgAGTCTGATTGGCCGTAGTTTGAGCGGAGAAGTTTATGAATAATGGCTTATTAATGGCCGagttattctttttcaataagaAATCAGTTACATAAACGGATTTGCCTGTTCCTGTTGGTCCCACAAAAAGCACAGGTTTCTCATGTTGAACTAGCAATTGAAAAAGAGCAATATAACGTATTGTTTCCACGGTCGGGACGATTATTTGATTAACTGGGATATCTCGAGGAATAGGGGCACCGTTGATTAATTCGTCAGACCATAACTTCCACTTTCCTTTACCCTAAAagcataataatttttatttatagctGAAATGAACTTTAGCTTCGTCTTGCTCTAAAATTTTCTACCTCTTTAATGAATCTATAATCAAAAACAAGATTGTGCTTAGGCATGACAAAGATGTATGGTTTTTCAGGTTGAGGTACTGGTTCATCCAATTGATATGTTTCCATCAGAGCTAAtggaaattctttttccataaAACCACGGAAAAATATACTGAATTTTTCTCTGGAACTTGCTTCCAAAGTGCCACCCATTGCCCAGATacaggagaagaaaaaagatcccTGAATTATcatagattttattaaatagatatctATACTCAAATTACAATACTAATTATCTCCCTACCTCAATTTGTGCTCGAAGGTCATATTCGTCGATTTTTTTCGCTATCTTTTCATCGTGATATTCCTCGATGAAACAGTCCATCAGATACGTTATCGATCGCAAGTGATTGGAATCAGGCATTGGACACAATTCCTTCAAATCAAAATCTATTCAATTCAAGAATGAtcaaaatagaataataaatatataccttGATACTACCGCGACGTAAGAAACGGAAAAGTGGAGTACAAAATCTTAAGAACAATGattcgtaaagaaaatttgttaaccAAGCATCTATATTTGCTGGAATCGTAGACAtccatgataataataatggctTCCATCCTAACGCAGAGGGTTCCATATAAATCATACCTAGTTCCCCATGCACAAACAGGAGTATTATGTTTagacaaagaaggaaagaaacgatgaTGTCGAAGATAAAAAGTTGAAATTACCACAACGCGATACCGTAGCTGGTGAAGCAGCTTCAAGGTCCATCGGTTCGAAAACTAAATTGGTCTTTGGTGCTAATTGTATCACTTCGCCGCTCATAAgacataattttttgttatcatcCAAAACCGTGTTCATACTTTCGATCCAGATAGCATCGATAGGTCCATCAAAGACCAACCACTTGCGATTTTCGTTAGTAGAAACGGCAAAAGTACGATAGCTTACCGCTAAAATTCCATCTTTCCATTCGTGAGAGGCAGGATCAAATTCTCCATACAATTGGCCCATCGTTATCGCTTTAGGATTCATCACGGTTATTTCTACTTTGTTTTCGTTTAGGAGTTcctaaagaaatataatatattaatataagataaatatgttaatcaatattattgaGATATAGATGTTACCATTTCTTCACAAATTTTAAGAGCATCAGCTAATATTCTATACGCTGTAGTCTTTCCACCAAAAGGAAAACCCACGATCATGAAACCATGCCTAACGATCATCATCTCATAAATCTGTTGTATTTTCTCGAGGAAGACAGGAACACATTGAATATTAGATTCTTTGCATGCCTTTTCCGTACATTCGTTCAAATACGTATAATCTGGTGTAGGAAGAGTCACGTTTGGGAAAAGATCTGACATAATACcctaaagaaaagatattactaTATATGATTACTATTCCAGCtggaatataaagaatatacgtACGTTGAATAATGGTATATCTTGATGAAGAAATTTCGGTAAATTTACGTCTTTGATACTGCGCAGCATTAAAATATCCTCGTTTTCGTCAGGATACTTCAGCTTTAAATTGCCCGCAGCTATTAGAACAGATTTCACGGCTCTCATGCCGTAATCATAATGATTTTGACTGGATAATTGTTCGGAGCAGAGCCTATAAGCTACGACAATTTTTACGGATAATGGTCGAGCTTGATAGAAACCGTAAGAGTAGAGTGTATTCTCTGCTATTAATGCATAATCCGGTACCTAATACAacgttcattaaaattatttcaattcaatcttataattaacatttgttttttaactAACCATCATAGCAACTGGTCTAAAGAGAGCTTTCAAATTATCAGGTAATTCAGTTCGTCCGGCGTAGCCTGGATTCATTGTAATGAAACAAGCACAAGTTGGATCTAATTTCAATTCGGTATCCTCGAAGATCAATATCTCTTTGCCTGCGTTGACCGCTCGTTGAATCGTTAAAATTTGTTGAGCTACGACGGATAAAACTTccaaatcgattcgattaaacTCGTCGAAGCAAGACCAAGCTCCAGTGGCAGCCAAACCCTGACAAAatgatagataataaaaaaaaacgacaatGGTTTTAGGATAAgaacgaaaattaaaaatgtttcacCTTCATAAATTTGCCTAAAGCGATATAATCCAAACCTTCGGAACAATTAAAGACAACGCATTGTTTAGCAACAGCTTTTGCCATGTCCTTTGTAGTTTCTGTTTTACCAGTACCAGCAGGACCTTCCGGTGCACCACCAAGATTCAAATGTAATGCACCAAAAAGCGTTCTATAACACCTATCTGTTAATGGTGTTATCACTAATCTCGAAGTATTACCTAAATACTCATAGGCGTATTTCAAAGTTGAGTTTATCATCATCACGTACAAGTCTTCGTTCTATATGATTTgtgattgaaaaaataaatatgatcagaatatatttttaatataacgattaaatactataaatgtatattaaccGTCCAATAATATCTCATCTGAGAAAGCCATTTAAAGTCGGTTGATTGAGTTACTCCTTGTTCGAATAAATCTGTTATAACATCTTTTCCATGAACGTCTAAAGTTACTAAAGCTTCTGCAATtacaaagaatataatatcataacgATCAGAATACTGAGGGAACATTTTTGTAAtagaatttgttaattaagaTATTACCTAAAGTCGTTCGATTTTGTTTCGACAGCTTGCTACGTACCAACTTGACAATGTCATTAAGATCGTTTATACAAATTTGAATGTAATCCTTAAGACCTGTAGAACCATTAGAAAATGAATCTGTTGTGTAAGCGGTCCAATAAAGTTTGCTGATACATAAAATCGTTTGTCCAGGCCAATCTAAAGCCCATTGACATCTAACTTTTGTCACGAACGCATCTTTTGCACGTATGACCTAAACAATCATAATAATCGTGCGTAGTTTTAGTtcaatcaaatttaaattgtgtcattatgtaatattgattaaataaacAGTTCTGATTTACTTGTGCCCTAACGCTCTTCTTCATAACAATCTCCAATTCTAAAAGCCACTTTTCTACTTGTCCTCGAGCAGCAGCAGTGTCAATTATGTCTTCAAAGATAACTACTTCTCTTTCAGAAGACTCCATCATTGTTGCTTCCATCTTATCCGTGAATTTAAGTTTCGCTATACCCTCGAAACATTTCTTCAAATGTGGTTGAACTCTGCGaaacataaatttaatttgacgAGCACGTTcacgaataaaatatcttctaaTATTGTTTTACCTGGTAGGATCTTTCGTTTCCGATAATATCTCTAGTAACTCGTCattggataaaaagaaaaatcttgcaAAGTatagtctctttttctccaaaTATGCTACCAAGCCTTTCTGAACGAGATCGAGTAAATTCGTACATTTTTTGAAACGATCCAACATCTTCTCGATTTGAATAACGGACATAACTTTTGGATCACTGGCTACTGCGGCCATAATTTCTCTCCAAATCTgtttcgaaattatatttaatttctttgttcgaataagatataaaaaaagatcgaacgatctACCTTATCAACGGCACTAAATCGTCGACCCTCCTCTGGCATTTG
This is a stretch of genomic DNA from Vespula vulgaris chromosome 2, iyVesVulg1.1, whole genome shotgun sequence. It encodes these proteins:
- the LOC127061485 gene encoding dynein axonemal heavy chain 7-like → MECSNDVEEDNIKKCDVICKEKLSKPLERYTEDSTFRSVQTKRAFRIKETDGKMITIARIPTFNYPRSSIDPPSEKISRISQCSMITNKKKKEKVPSSKKSKLYLSLRKKRAAFRQSLIEAIAIKKEEEEEEEEDVCFDTKKLLITKSEEDLLRYYYYVLHAIDDVHIKSIETATLKNILNLVPTKWQMKFSELLNKLLQETKDDYNLTIKKAVIDFVLQEPLRDDHELFEKLSKTKESEEIRRFSLEHKCRYRKRTSKMEKITILYNNYMYKSLDYWIKEFSYKRLINIEKLTSFGMPYDLATFEYKITKMLRKMKKDLKINWLPKIQDVFYNVRYRFPSFHLLLIVFNDFDKYLSFIFIYHNYGKLRKKEHSHKGETSIDASKLEKTYNCLAMIMETQLRELCLNSIENYIDYLMDVGGKNCGFNIKVVVRKKAICFDPSFTMFVETLTSLLHAIYEAVTVFPRIESETIFKNAKNMLKPLISSDLLEHYSNKIAKLIEVHKVEIEKQLEDFVIYTKLIEEVEEEDVVEPFLQADPPRSFEEYSDIIEHYYRLGHYLPVILDRTYFGKLFEVRRKDLIDHIVFEAGRLKELLLSKMVDDYQREMREIGDHYQNIADQALTVPPNTSELVKLKEFIDTAETETVFMLENRLKDLKKYILFLTDYWILTPVELKTNNFAFQWYHNISSIFEQHREIIASKTGEYQKMLKDKIEKFEKDLELYAKYCDEIQYWGNIEEIYRYQKKATSLENKIIAAMETIDRFNEEEQLFGWELSQFPLRKKIADQLSPYKKLYDVACEAFANINLWMNSMIGSHDPEDIETETGTAYRTAYKLEKIFQEAIPKKLAETIVGKIDEFKAHMPVIMTLGNPFMKSRHWEQISEIVGFPIKVDKHMTLAKILDYGLADYVPKFEIISEAAMKEGNLEKTLSRMYTEWAEIAFTVNPYRDTGTYVIASVDEIQLLLDEHLTKAQTMKNSLYIKPFEQETLEWEAKLLLLQDIMDYWLAVQATWMYLEPIFSSPDIQQQMPEEGRRFSAVDKIWREIMAAVASDPKVMSVIQIEKMLDRFKKCTNLLDLVQKGLVAYLEKKRLYFARFFFLSNDELLEILSETKDPTRVQPHLKKCFEGIAKLKFTDKMEATMMESSEREVVIFEDIIDTAAARGQVEKWLLELEIVMKKSVRAQVIRAKDAFVTKVRCQWALDWPGQTILCISKLYWTAYTTDSFSNGSTGLKDYIQICINDLNDIVKLVRSKLSKQNRTTLEALVTLDVHGKDVITDLFEQGVTQSTDFKWLSQMRYYWTNEDLYVMMINSTLKYAYEYLGNTSRLVITPLTDRCYRTLFGALHLNLGGAPEGPAGTGKTETTKDMAKAVAKQCVVFNCSEGLDYIALGKFMKGLAATGAWSCFDEFNRIDLEVLSVVAQQILTIQRAVNAGKEILIFEDTELKLDPTCACFITMNPGYAGRTELPDNLKALFRPVAMMVPDYALIAENTLYSYGFYQARPLSVKIVVAYRLCSEQLSSQNHYDYGMRAVKSVLIAAGNLKLKYPDENEDILMLRSIKDVNLPKFLHQDIPLFNGIMSDLFPNVTLPTPDYTYLNECTEKACKESNIQCVPVFLEKIQQIYEMMIVRHGFMIVGFPFGGKTTAYRILADALKICEEMELLNENKVEITVMNPKAITMGQLYGEFDPASHEWKDGILAVSYRTFAVSTNENRKWLVFDGPIDAIWIESMNTVLDDNKKLCLMSGEVIQLAPKTNLVFEPMDLEAASPATVSRCGMIYMEPSALGWKPLLLSWMSTIPANIDAWLTNFLYESLFLRFCTPLFRFLRRGSIKELCPMPDSNHLRSITYLMDCFIEEYHDEKIAKKIDEYDLRAQIEGSFFFSCIWAMGGTLEASSREKFSIFFRGFMEKEFPLALMETYQLDEPVPQPEKPYIFVMPKHNLVFDYRFIKEGKGKWKLWSDELINGAPIPRDIPVNQIIVPTVETIRYIALFQLLVQHEKPVLFVGPTGTGKSVYVTDFLLKKNNSAINKPLFINFSAQTTANQTQDIIMNKLDRRRKGVFGPPVGKRWIIFVDDVSMPLKETYGAQPPIELLRQWLDHWQWYDLKEMIPIKLIEIQLMCAMAPPINGGKDVTPRFKRHFFTLTISDFEDDVMIMIFSKIMLWHLDTRGFSKEFDPCIDQIVFATLDVFKESLKNLLPTPAKCHYIFNLRDFSRVIQGVLLSVPEAMSTLVSMKRLWVHEILRVFGDRLIDEIDMNWLIEQLHLTLRKHMETSMEELFKDFLQASKTKKITDYEMRKLLYCDFIDTKVDVRLYKEVFDLEKLREIVEAYLTEYNAMSKKPMHLVMFRFAIEHLSKISRIIKQPRSHALLVGVGGSGRQSLTRLASHICDYDVFQVEITRQYSTNEWHEDIKTIMRRATATELHSTFLFTDIQIKEESFLEDISNMLNSGEVPNIFTNEEKVEICEKMRQIDRQRERSLQTDGSLVALFNLFVQIARDQLHIVVAMSPIGDGFRNRIRKFPALVNCCTIDWLQAWPEDALVAVARRFLSEIELSDHERQVGIDMCRFFHVSTEKLSAEFLIRLNRYNYVTPTSYLEMINTFKDLLDKKRREILLAKARYQGGLGRLDSTQQQVADMQETLRKLQPQLVTATQDVQKMVINIEKENKDVAEFEKIVKRDEIAAQTVADAAAAIKAECDANLAEAMPFLRNAQAALGTLTTTDIAVVKVMKRPPYAVKLIVESVCVLREIKPDRVQTKDGIVDDYWKTSLRMLSDAKFLDSLLNFDKDNIPEKVIENIRKNYLTKPDFDPEKMKKVSTACEGLCRWVMAISEYDKVAKVVAPKKKALAEAEATYSEALYELNVKRKQLQEVQDKLFILEKLLNQRKADFQAMSDQVAECELKIKRAEDLIGGLGGEYNRWLQSAQELGDRYYRLTGDVIIASGVIAYLGPFTMPFRVQQIAEWVELCTNLEVICTKDFQLRDVLGDPVLIRDWNIFGLPSDLFSIDNGIIVTNARRWPLMIDPQNQANKWIKNMEKTNNMSIIRLAQLDYIRVLENAIQFGQPVLLENIEEELDAVLEPILLKQTFKQSGVLCIRLGDTVIEYNTNFRFYITTKLRNPHYLPEITVKVTLVNFVITPEGLDDQLLGIVVAKERPDLESEKNALILQSATNKRLLKETEDKILEVLSVAEGNILEDEEAIDILTSSKNLSDDIHIKQTATEITEKSIDAARLQYTPIAVHSTILFFTIAVLANIDPMYQYSLVWFVNLYIMAIENTHPTEDLDQRLKELIEYFTYSLFLNICRSLFEKDKLLFSLLLVINLLKQQDKLSMPQWIFLLTGGVGLDNPYANPTTWLPIKQWDELCRLDEVTGFSGIKKNFTTKSEEWKTVFDSKEPQNATFPVPYNHIDLFQKLLILRCIRPDKIVPAVQNFVEFELGSQFVEAPTFDLVSSYADSNNCIPLIFVLTPGADPAQILLKFADDLGYGSDRLFYLSLGQGQGPIAEELIENGVTNGHWVVLQNCHLAKSWMPTLERICEGFIPEAIHSDFRLWLTSYPAEHFPISVLQNGIKMTNEPPKGLRANIIRSYMNDPINDPDFFESCHQSDIFKKLIYSLCFFHALVQERRNFGPIGWNIPYEFNETDLRVSILQLHNFLNEYEDVQFEALKYLTGECNYGGRVTDEWDRRTLNTILQKFYCEEAIGENIYYFDTSSNIYYCPIVREYDAFVEYTKRLPLITAPSVFGMNENADIIKDQQETSLLFSSLLLTQDRLDLWQIRETVKTGTGAMTSDEIVFNVATDILSRLPADYDLQTANEKYPTSYSQSMNTVLVQEMGRFNKLLDCIRNSLINIQKAIKGFIVMSFELEDIYGTILTAKIPSYWMQHSYPSMKPLGSYINDFLQRLSFLQKWYDEGPPMAFWLSGFYFTQAFLTGSRQNYARKYSIPIDHLVYDFIILKETVFNQPPENGIYIYGLFLDGARFDKNEMDLKESLPKVLYDYMPFMWLLPTKKEDIKERRTYTCPLYKTSERRGVLSTTGHSTNFVIAMWLPTTMPPEHWIMRGVAMLCQLSE